CTCTGATTCAGAGCCAAAATCATCTCCTGAATTAGTAGTACAGGTGTCATCATATTTGCCTTGCTGATGTCCTTGGTCACTTTCAAGATCCTCTAAACCTGAGCTGCTAGAACATACTGAACTTACAGTGTTATATTTAAATGGGCACTTTGAAGACCGGTTAGAACCAGACAGGTGTGATGCTGAAGAGGTATAGTGCAGTAGTAGAGTGTTTTGATTTTCTTCAAGGGTTTGGCAAGAATCTATAGAAAACTGTGGGCACAGAGAAATTCTCACTTCATTGAGTTCTTTTGAACAATCATTCTCTTCAATAAAAGATTCATCCTTACAGCTAGACCTTGTATCATTAGTTTCACTCCAGAATCCTGCCATTTCTCCTTCCACAACGTTTTGACCACTGCAGACTGTATTAATACTTTGCCTTTTAGAACAACTCGAGCTAAAAATAACTGACTTTCTCTCAGAGTCTCCCCCTGCTTTTTCTGAAGCACTTTGCTGATCAAATCCTTGACCAATTTCAATTGTTGTTCCTTCAATATTTGCAACAGCAGCACTGTTCTTCTGCAAGATGTCATACTGCATTGTCTCAGGGACAAGTTGTTCTGCCTGGGCGCAAGGCAAGTTGTAATGCTCTTTAGTAAAGTTTAGTTGAGTATCCAAAATATTTTGCACTGACCCATTTGATTCTTCGGCTAAGAAGTTTTGTGTTACTGAGTAATGTATATCCATTGAGTTCTTCACTTCAGTATTTTCATCATTATAGATTCCATTCTCACCCATCATAGATGATCTAACATGATCCTTTTCAATCTGTTGCATAGGTGCATCTTCTGACTCGACTGTCGATGTTGGGTTTTGACAAGGTTCAATTTGCTCCAATGAAGAATTTGGTAATGACAAATTATTACTCCACAATTGTTTTCGTTCCTTTCCACAGGCCAGCTGAAATTTTCGGTACTTAGGGCAAAGAGATAATGAACTGGCCCATTCACTCTGTTTTAAATAGGGAAACTTGGAGTCAGTTGTCTCATGTTGAGCATCAGGGCAAATTTCCCTAACTTCAATGCATTTACGGAGCTTTGGACAGGGACTCTTGAGATTGTCAAATTCAAGAAATTCTTCCACATCATCATCAATCTCAGAATTTTCATTGTCACCAACAGGGATTTTTAGATTTGTTTTCAGACAAGTGGACATAAAACAGGCATTTCTTGGATATTCTGTATGATCTTTAAACTTTCCAAATAGTCTTGCTTGAAGAAAACTAAAACATGTTTTTTCTATGTTATGAATTCCAAGAAATTCTACGCTTCTACatacatccaacacattatctttGTTCAGAAGTAGTTTGGCGGTGTATGCAAACTGAAGAAGCGGTGCAAAACCTTTAACTGTAAcctgaaaaagcaaaaaaaaaagccaattaTATTTTGACAAAATTGAACAAAGCCCATTATGATGAAGCATAAAACAAAATTAGCTCATTAGTGATTTAGATTTCTGTTGACATAAATTGAGTAAGATATACCATACTTCTACAAAcaagaggaaacctgcagatgccggaaattcaagcaacacacacaaaatgctggaggaactcagtaggtccggcagcatctatggaaaagagtacagtcaacatttcaggccaagacccttcagcaggacacttACACTTCTATAATTCTTTATTGCATATTAGTCTTATTGTAACTAAATTTTAAAGTATTCATGACAAAATcaactaaaaaaaaactacaatTAACTACAAAAGGTACTGGATACGGCCCAGTATATCATGGGTaagaccctcccaaccattgagcacatctacatgaaacactgccgcatccatcaaagatcctcaccacccaggctgagctcttttttcactgctgccatcaggtcgaAGGTACAAGTTCCT
This genomic stretch from Mobula birostris isolate sMobBir1 chromosome 6, sMobBir1.hap1, whole genome shotgun sequence harbors:
- the LOC140199092 gene encoding transcription regulator protein BACH1-like, producing MSIKDKSDTLVYSYESSVHSTNVLLSLNDQRKQDLFCDVTVIVENKPFRAHRSVLAACSDYFLSTVGWTKELDMLVTLPEEVTVKGFAPLLQFAYTAKLLLNKDNVLDVCRSVEFLGIHNIEKTCFSFLQARLFGKFKDHTEYPRNACFMSTCLKTNLKIPVGDNENSEIDDDVEEFLEFDNLKSPCPKLRKCIEVREICPDAQHETTDSKFPYLKQSEWASSLSLCPKYRKFQLACGKERKQLWSNNLSLPNSSLEQIEPCQNPTSTVESEDAPMQQIEKDHVRSSMMGENGIYNDENTEVKNSMDIHYSVTQNFLAEESNGSVQNILDTQLNFTKEHYNLPCAQAEQLVPETMQYDILQKNSAAVANIEGTTIEIGQGFDQQSASEKAGGDSERKSVIFSSSCSKRQSINTVCSGQNVVEGEMAGFWSETNDTRSSCKDESFIEENDCSKELNEVRISLCPQFSIDSCQTLEENQNTLLLHYTSSASHLSGSNRSSKCPFKYNTVSSVCSSSSGLEDLESDQGHQQGKYDDTCTTNSGDDFGSESEDDSESCSAREQDCEVKLPFPVERITLLSRNDFQTMLKLHKLNPEQLDYIHDIRRRSKNRIAAQRCRKRKLDCIQNLECEIHTLLCEKEKLLEEKGQLKLSMGETWSNLTGLCKQICKEAALTPEQIQTLAKYSSPECPLSVLNTQRNHGSITHTNLINAHPGYSKGLKGMACIGEQGSGQQLREKTLNIPSSPREGITADSSKTEQCSQNVMTDFCQEMIDKCTTDE